A part of Gloeomargarita sp. SKYB120 genomic DNA contains:
- the hisD gene encoding histidinol dehydrogenase, with product MLRIVTQGGEARAELGRISQRLADTQVQAEQVRDILAQVRQRGDQALVDYTRQFDRVELTPAEFLVSGSELDAAYQQVSPELLAAIRLAHQRITDFHRQRVPQTWVHFAPDGMVLGKRYTAVERAGVYIPGGRAAYPSTVLMNCIPAKVAGVSRVVMVTPPGPDKSVNPAVLVAAQECGVQEIYRIGGAQAIGALAFGTETIPQVDVITGPGNIYVTLAKKEVYGRVGIDSLAGPSEVLIIADSTAQPQHVAADLLAQAEHDPMAAAILLTPDANLAQQVVQAVAEQLEHHPRRLLTEKSIAHYGLVVVVESLEQAAALANEFAPEHLELAVAEPWDLLPQIRHAGAIFLGHHTPEALGDYLAGPNHTLPTGGAARYSSALSVETFLKSSSIVCASASALQQLGEAVIVLAETEGLHSHAESVRLRLQS from the coding sequence ATGTTACGCATTGTCACCCAAGGGGGCGAAGCCCGGGCTGAGTTGGGGCGGATCAGTCAACGCCTGGCGGACACCCAAGTGCAGGCGGAGCAAGTGCGGGACATCCTCGCCCAGGTGCGACAACGGGGAGACCAAGCTCTCGTGGATTACACGCGCCAGTTTGACCGGGTGGAATTGACCCCAGCGGAATTTCTCGTTTCCGGTTCGGAATTGGATGCGGCTTACCAGCAGGTGTCCCCCGAACTGCTGGCGGCGATTCGCCTGGCACACCAGCGGATTACCGATTTTCACCGGCAGCGGGTACCCCAGACCTGGGTGCACTTTGCCCCAGATGGCATGGTGCTCGGCAAGCGCTATACGGCGGTGGAGCGGGCGGGCGTGTATATTCCGGGCGGACGGGCGGCCTATCCCAGCACCGTGCTCATGAACTGTATCCCAGCGAAGGTGGCAGGTGTATCGCGCGTGGTGATGGTCACGCCCCCTGGCCCCGACAAAAGCGTCAACCCGGCGGTACTAGTGGCGGCTCAGGAATGCGGCGTGCAGGAAATCTATCGCATCGGCGGGGCGCAGGCGATTGGGGCGCTGGCGTTTGGCACCGAGACCATTCCCCAGGTGGATGTCATCACGGGTCCTGGCAACATTTACGTCACGCTGGCGAAAAAGGAAGTCTATGGCCGCGTGGGGATTGACAGCCTGGCCGGACCATCCGAAGTGTTGATTATTGCCGACAGCACTGCCCAGCCCCAGCACGTCGCGGCGGATTTACTGGCCCAAGCGGAACACGACCCGATGGCGGCGGCGATTTTGCTCACGCCCGATGCGAATCTCGCCCAGCAAGTGGTGCAGGCGGTGGCCGAGCAACTGGAGCACCATCCCCGGCGTTTACTGACAGAAAAATCCATCGCCCATTATGGGTTGGTGGTGGTGGTGGAATCGCTTGAGCAGGCGGCAGCGCTAGCTAACGAATTTGCACCGGAGCATTTGGAACTGGCGGTGGCCGAACCGTGGGATTTATTGCCGCAGATTCGCCATGCCGGGGCCATTTTTCTCGGGCATCACACACCGGAAGCGCTGGGGGATTATCTGGCTGGTCCCAACCACACCCTGCCGACAGGGGGTGCCGCTCGCTATAGCTCGGCCTTGAGTGTCGAGACCTTTCTCAAATCCAGTAGCATCGTCTGCGCCTCCGCAAGCGCCCTGCAACAGTTAGGCGAAGCTGTGATAGTCTTAGCGGAAACAGAAGGTTTACATTCTCACGCCGAGTCGGTGCGTTTGCGGTTGCAGTCCTAA
- a CDS encoding universal stress protein, translating to MLKTVVVAVDGSALAQDVIKRLSWLRIASDGQVHLVYVQPPPDPDQPADLPRPHPDLSVYLEQCRQMVPCACSAEMLIGDPASEIVRWAVTCGAQLIVIGSRGLTGFERILQRSVSAEVVAEAPCSVLVVHG from the coding sequence ATGCTCAAAACGGTGGTGGTGGCGGTTGACGGTTCCGCGCTTGCCCAGGATGTCATCAAGCGGTTATCGTGGTTGCGCATTGCCTCTGATGGTCAGGTGCATCTGGTGTACGTCCAGCCGCCTCCCGACCCCGACCAGCCCGCCGATCTGCCGCGTCCCCATCCCGATTTATCGGTTTATCTGGAACAGTGTCGGCAGATGGTCCCCTGCGCCTGTAGTGCAGAAATGCTAATAGGCGACCCGGCCAGTGAAATCGTGCGGTGGGCGGTCACCTGCGGCGCGCAGTTGATTGTGATCGGTAGTCGGGGGCTGACGGGGTTTGAACGCATCTTGCAGCGGTCGGTGAGTGCAGAAGTGGTGGCCGAAGCCCCCTGTTCGGTGTTGGTGGTGCATGGTTGA
- a CDS encoding AAA family ATPase, which yields MVETSPPLIQHMQQPDFYPHPVQEIRLLQTHISWVLLTGDYAYKIKKPVNFGFLDFSTLEKRQHFCQEELRLNQRLAPQLYLEVVPITVDPQGCYHLGGTGPVVEYTVKMRQFDQNDLWLTCFEQGRLTTQDLEKLGEQIAQFHQAAATNDYITSFGAIPVIQSVVDSNYAATATYVQAWGLEAMVQATKAFTDRYFHEHADWFIERQQQGKIRECHGDLHLFNICFFQGEICVFDCIEFNDEFRLTDVAYDVAFLVMDLEFRGRRDLAYAFLNRYLELTGDYLAARLLPFYCSVRAYVRAKVNSFLSSDLGAPASLRQDAKQAAIAYYQAAYGYSQPTRPKLFLMTGLSGSGKSTVGRYLSQTYGAIQIRSDAVRKHLAGVPLYQRGGPEIYTSEMSARTYAELLRLGVELLRQGQSVVLDAKYDWVQSRGEVLNAVKDLAVDVHIIHTHAPVETLRERLQQRTGDIADATADLLPQQLAEWEPFTERELAYVITIDTTQAPAIWQQQLQGL from the coding sequence ATGGTTGAGACATCGCCGCCCTTGATCCAGCACATGCAACAGCCGGATTTTTACCCGCATCCGGTTCAGGAAATTCGCCTGCTGCAAACCCACATTTCCTGGGTTCTATTAACAGGAGATTACGCCTACAAGATCAAAAAGCCAGTCAATTTTGGGTTTTTGGATTTTTCGACCCTGGAAAAACGCCAGCATTTTTGCCAGGAAGAACTGCGATTAAACCAGCGATTAGCGCCCCAGCTGTATCTCGAAGTTGTACCGATTACTGTTGATCCCCAGGGGTGCTATCACTTGGGCGGTACAGGGCCGGTTGTGGAATACACCGTGAAAATGCGCCAGTTTGACCAGAATGATTTGTGGCTCACCTGTTTCGAGCAAGGCCGGTTAACCACCCAGGATTTAGAAAAGTTGGGGGAACAGATTGCCCAATTCCACCAGGCGGCAGCAACCAATGACTACATCACCAGCTTTGGGGCCATTCCGGTCATCCAATCAGTTGTAGATAGTAACTACGCAGCCACAGCCACCTATGTGCAAGCCTGGGGTTTAGAAGCAATGGTGCAGGCCACTAAAGCCTTTACCGACCGCTATTTCCATGAACACGCCGACTGGTTTATCGAACGCCAGCAGCAGGGTAAAATTCGGGAGTGTCATGGGGATTTGCACCTGTTTAATATTTGTTTCTTCCAGGGCGAAATCTGCGTTTTTGATTGCATTGAATTTAATGATGAATTTCGCCTGACCGATGTAGCCTATGACGTGGCGTTTTTGGTGATGGATTTGGAGTTTCGGGGGCGGCGGGACCTGGCCTATGCCTTTTTGAATCGTTACTTGGAGCTAACGGGTGATTATTTGGCGGCGCGATTGTTACCCTTCTATTGCAGCGTGCGGGCCTATGTGCGGGCGAAAGTCAATTCCTTTTTATCCAGTGACCTGGGGGCGCCGGCATCCCTACGACAAGACGCCAAACAGGCAGCTATTGCCTACTACCAGGCCGCCTATGGTTATAGTCAACCGACGCGACCCAAATTGTTTTTGATGACAGGGCTATCGGGGTCAGGAAAATCCACCGTGGGACGCTACTTGAGTCAAACCTACGGAGCGATTCAGATTCGTTCTGATGCAGTGCGCAAGCATCTAGCCGGCGTGCCCCTATACCAACGGGGTGGCCCAGAGATATATACGTCAGAAATGTCGGCGCGTACCTATGCGGAACTTTTACGATTGGGCGTGGAGTTACTTCGCCAAGGTCAATCGGTCGTTTTAGATGCTAAATACGACTGGGTACAATCGCGGGGTGAAGTGCTCAACGCCGTCAAGGATTTAGCGGTAGATGTGCATATCATTCACACGCATGCCCCGGTAGAAACCCTGCGGGAACGATTGCAACAACGCACGGGCGATATTGCTGATGCAACAGCAGATTTATTACCCCAGCAACTGGCGGAATGGGAGCCCTTTACAGAGCGAGAACTTGCCTACGTGATAACGATTGACACCACCCAAGCGCCGGCCATTTGGCAGCAGCAATTGCAAGGGTTATGA
- a CDS encoding pyruvate kinase, which translates to MAASFADLIQHITQLRDHALYLENAHQDVVAKVAPAYQASARNLLHYLALRQHDVRELQDELAALGLSSLGRCEAHTLHTLEQVLRALHCLAGRPSPPEVAVSPVTFADGQRLLKDHSRELFGEPPAGRHRHIMVTMPTEAATQPQLVAQLLAAGMDIMRINCAHDEPAIWLRMIENLRQAQQQLGRPCKVCADLCGPKLRTGSWPGVQVLKLRPKRDLRGRVVAPAQAWLVAEDAHPSGMTGPVIPVQGDLVAQAQGGDEITLKDAAGRHRCLRVVAVQPGCVQVTSERTVYLETGLTLKLQRRDERLDVTAQIGFLPPRYEGISLQVGDVLRLVRATEAADPTGHPPTIPCDLGDAFTAIQPGQRIWFDDGKIGGRVVTNDGQSIGVEITTTRPGGDKLRPEKGINLPDTDLNLPALTQEDRKNLALLAPHIDLVGLSFVRTPDDVRTLTQELSRLAADHVGIILKIENHRAFENLPWLLLASMERPPVGVMVARGDLAVEVGFERLAEVQEEILWLCEAAHVPVIWATQVLESMAKTGMPSRAEVSDAVMSERAECVMLNKGPYIVEATRFLVDVLERMAAHQAKKRARLRSLAVARI; encoded by the coding sequence ATGGCGGCATCTTTCGCAGATTTAATTCAACACATCACCCAACTCCGCGACCATGCACTTTATTTGGAAAACGCTCACCAGGATGTTGTGGCAAAAGTTGCCCCTGCTTACCAGGCCAGCGCCCGCAATCTCCTGCACTATCTCGCCCTGCGACAACATGATGTCCGCGAATTGCAAGACGAATTGGCGGCCCTGGGGTTGAGTTCCCTGGGGCGATGCGAAGCGCACACGCTGCACACGTTAGAGCAGGTGCTTAGAGCCTTGCATTGCCTGGCGGGTCGTCCTTCCCCACCTGAAGTGGCGGTTTCACCAGTCACCTTTGCCGACGGTCAACGCCTGCTCAAAGACCACAGCCGGGAATTGTTTGGGGAACCGCCAGCCGGTCGTCACCGCCATATCATGGTCACGATGCCGACGGAAGCTGCCACCCAACCGCAACTGGTCGCCCAACTGCTGGCAGCCGGTATGGACATCATGCGGATCAATTGCGCCCACGATGAACCGGCCATCTGGTTGCGTATGATCGAAAACCTGCGGCAAGCCCAGCAACAACTCGGTCGCCCTTGCAAAGTTTGTGCCGATTTGTGCGGCCCGAAACTGCGGACGGGTTCCTGGCCAGGCGTGCAAGTCCTGAAACTGCGTCCCAAGCGGGATTTGCGGGGAAGGGTGGTGGCGCCGGCGCAGGCGTGGCTAGTCGCTGAAGACGCGCATCCCTCGGGCATGACGGGGCCGGTGATCCCGGTGCAGGGGGACTTGGTGGCCCAGGCGCAGGGGGGGGACGAGATCACTCTCAAGGATGCAGCGGGGCGTCATCGTTGCTTACGGGTGGTGGCCGTCCAACCGGGTTGCGTGCAGGTGACCAGCGAACGAACGGTTTACCTGGAGACAGGCCTGACGCTGAAATTGCAACGCCGGGATGAACGGTTGGATGTGACAGCGCAAATCGGATTTCTACCACCTCGTTACGAAGGGATTTCCTTGCAGGTGGGCGACGTGCTGCGCCTGGTGCGGGCAACGGAAGCAGCCGACCCTACAGGCCATCCCCCAACGATTCCTTGCGACCTCGGTGACGCCTTCACCGCAATACAACCGGGGCAGCGGATTTGGTTTGACGACGGCAAGATAGGCGGGCGGGTGGTGACCAACGATGGTCAGTCCATTGGCGTGGAAATTACCACGACGCGACCGGGGGGTGATAAGCTCCGGCCAGAAAAGGGCATTAATTTGCCAGATACCGACCTGAACCTACCAGCACTCACCCAGGAAGACCGCAAGAACCTCGCTCTTCTCGCGCCCCATATTGATTTAGTCGGCTTATCGTTTGTCAGGACACCCGACGACGTGCGAACACTCACCCAAGAACTCAGCCGGCTCGCCGCCGACCATGTGGGCATTATTCTCAAAATCGAAAACCACCGGGCGTTTGAAAATTTGCCCTGGTTACTGCTGGCCAGTATGGAACGACCGCCAGTGGGCGTGATGGTGGCGCGGGGCGACCTTGCGGTAGAAGTGGGCTTTGAGCGCCTGGCCGAAGTTCAGGAGGAAATTCTCTGGCTGTGTGAAGCGGCACACGTGCCTGTTATCTGGGCCACCCAAGTGCTGGAGTCCATGGCCAAAACGGGGATGCCCTCCCGCGCCGAAGTGTCGGATGCCGTGATGAGTGAACGGGCTGAGTGCGTCATGCTCAATAAAGGCCCTTACATTGTCGAGGCCACGCGGTTTCTGGTGGATGTACTGGAGCGAATGGCGGCTCACCAGGCCAAAAAACGCGCTCGCTTGCGCTCCCTGGCCGTCGCCCGGATTTAG
- a CDS encoding DUF2358 domain-containing protein codes for MDILDTLKADYARFPHDQTYSIYAEDIVFADPMMRVRGRKNFQGMIQFLASWFRDIRLDLHAIHQDGPVIHTRWTMSWTAPLPWQPRVTVTGRSELTLNAQGLIQQQIDYWDCSRWELLCQHFPFALGRPNRGQ; via the coding sequence ATGGATATTCTGGACACGTTAAAAGCCGATTACGCCCGCTTTCCCCACGACCAGACCTACAGTATTTACGCCGAGGACATTGTCTTTGCCGACCCGATGATGCGGGTGCGGGGGCGTAAGAACTTTCAGGGGATGATTCAGTTTCTGGCGAGCTGGTTTCGGGACATTCGCCTGGATTTGCATGCCATTCATCAAGACGGGCCGGTGATTCACACCCGCTGGACCATGAGCTGGACGGCGCCCTTGCCCTGGCAACCCCGCGTGACGGTGACGGGCCGCAGCGAGCTGACTCTCAACGCGCAGGGTTTGATTCAGCAGCAGATTGACTACTGGGATTGCTCCCGGTGGGAGTTGCTCTGCCAGCATTTCCCGTTTGCATTGGGACGCCCAAATCGCGGACAATAG
- a CDS encoding thioredoxin domain-containing protein — protein MTGAPVAIRDEAFTTEVVQAKAPVLVYVWAEWCGPCRLMTQILTQMAPQWEGRLKMVKMHADENPETVKNYQVTGIPTLLLFRDGQLVWRHEGVLNQAKLEQALAQHIGG, from the coding sequence ATGACAGGGGCGCCGGTGGCCATTCGGGATGAAGCTTTTACAACGGAAGTCGTCCAGGCGAAAGCGCCGGTATTGGTGTACGTGTGGGCGGAGTGGTGTGGTCCCTGTCGCTTGATGACCCAGATTTTGACCCAGATGGCGCCCCAGTGGGAAGGACGATTGAAGATGGTGAAAATGCACGCAGACGAAAATCCGGAAACCGTGAAGAACTATCAAGTGACTGGCATTCCGACGTTGTTGCTCTTCCGGGACGGGCAACTGGTCTGGCGGCACGAGGGCGTGTTGAACCAGGCCAAGCTGGAGCAAGCCTTGGCACAGCACATCGGGGGGTAG
- a CDS encoding LL-diaminopimelate aminotransferase, producing the protein MVRLAERLAPLTRNVFADMDQAKAQAAAQGIDVIDLSLGSSDLPTRPEILAVIAEALQDTRTHGYVLFHGTREFRQAAATWYERRYGVAVDPETEVLPLIGSQEGTAHLPLAVMNPGDYAILLDPGYPSHAGGVALAGGRMYLLRLRAEQGFLPDFGQVPSEVLQRARLLVLSYPHNPTTAVADLAVMEAAVDFCRRYDLVLCHDFPYADLVFGETLPPSVLQADPEKRVSIEFFSLSKSYNMGGFRLGYAIGNRELILALRRVKAVVDFNQYAGILRAGTRALLGDQTGVGETVNTFRERRDAFVAALHRIGWQVPVPQATMYVWAPLPPAWADRSLEFCQHLVQKTGVAVSPGVGFGPGGEGYVRFALVHPPARLQEAVNRMASWLGMG; encoded by the coding sequence ATGGTGCGGTTGGCGGAACGGCTGGCGCCCCTGACGCGCAATGTGTTTGCCGACATGGACCAGGCCAAGGCCCAGGCGGCGGCTCAGGGAATAGACGTGATTGACCTGTCGCTGGGGTCGTCAGATTTGCCCACGCGCCCGGAGATTCTGGCGGTGATTGCCGAAGCGTTGCAGGATACGCGCACGCACGGGTATGTGCTGTTTCACGGGACGCGGGAATTTCGGCAAGCGGCGGCCACCTGGTATGAACGGCGCTATGGGGTAGCGGTGGACCCGGAAACGGAAGTGTTGCCGCTGATTGGCTCCCAGGAAGGGACAGCCCACTTACCCTTGGCAGTGATGAACCCAGGGGATTACGCCATCTTGCTCGACCCTGGTTACCCGTCCCATGCGGGGGGCGTCGCGTTGGCCGGTGGCCGGATGTATCTTTTGCGCCTGCGGGCGGAACAGGGATTTTTGCCGGATTTTGGTCAGGTTCCCAGCGAAGTGCTACAACGGGCGCGGCTCCTGGTGTTGTCCTATCCCCACAACCCAACGACGGCAGTGGCGGACTTAGCGGTGATGGAGGCCGCTGTGGACTTTTGTCGGCGCTATGACCTGGTGCTGTGCCACGACTTTCCCTATGCGGATTTGGTGTTCGGCGAGACCTTGCCCCCGTCGGTGTTGCAGGCGGACCCAGAAAAACGGGTGAGCATTGAATTTTTCAGCCTGTCCAAGTCCTACAACATGGGGGGCTTTCGGCTGGGCTATGCCATTGGCAATCGGGAGTTAATCCTGGCGCTGCGGCGGGTCAAAGCAGTGGTGGATTTCAACCAGTACGCTGGGATTTTGCGGGCGGGGACGCGGGCGCTGCTGGGCGACCAGACAGGAGTGGGGGAGACGGTCAACACGTTTCGGGAACGGCGAGATGCGTTTGTAGCGGCGTTGCATCGCATTGGCTGGCAAGTGCCGGTTCCCCAGGCGACGATGTACGTGTGGGCGCCGTTACCTCCAGCCTGGGCGGACCGTTCCCTAGAATTTTGCCAGCATCTAGTCCAGAAAACGGGCGTGGCGGTTTCACCTGGCGTCGGCTTTGGCCCTGGCGGCGAAGGGTATGTGCGATTTGCGCTGGTGCATCCTCCAGCCCGTCTCCAGGAAGCGGTCAACCGGATGGCAAGCTGGCTAGGGATGGGCTGA
- a CDS encoding ABC transporter ATP-binding protein produces MTDAVTSPLLQAVNLSKRFGGLLAVQGVSLTVNPGSITGLIGPNGAGKTTLFNLLAGSLRPDSGQVFFQGQDITGLPPHVICRRGMVRTFQVARVFSRLSVLDNLLLAAPDQLGEQMWPVFFQPKRVAQQERELRQQAMEILESVGLAAKAHDYAGSLSGGQRKLLEMARALMTRPQLMLLDEPAAGVNPTLINQMCDYIQKWNKNGLTFLIIEHNMDVIMSLCQQVWVLAEGRNLAVGTPAEIQTNPIVLEAYLGGGEE; encoded by the coding sequence TTGACCGATGCAGTGACTTCACCCCTGTTGCAGGCCGTCAACTTATCCAAGCGTTTTGGGGGGCTACTGGCTGTCCAGGGGGTTTCGCTAACGGTGAACCCAGGGAGCATTACGGGTCTCATCGGCCCCAACGGTGCCGGCAAGACTACGCTGTTCAACCTGCTGGCGGGTTCCTTGCGCCCTGACAGCGGCCAGGTGTTCTTTCAAGGCCAAGACATCACGGGGTTGCCGCCCCATGTCATCTGTCGCCGAGGTATGGTCCGCACGTTCCAGGTGGCGCGGGTGTTTAGCCGGTTGTCGGTGCTAGATAACCTGTTGCTGGCAGCTCCCGACCAGTTGGGGGAACAGATGTGGCCGGTCTTTTTTCAGCCGAAGCGCGTTGCCCAGCAGGAGCGGGAATTGCGCCAGCAAGCCATGGAAATTTTAGAGTCGGTCGGACTGGCCGCCAAAGCCCATGACTATGCGGGGTCGCTCTCGGGAGGTCAACGCAAGTTATTGGAAATGGCCCGCGCCTTGATGACCCGCCCGCAACTCATGCTCCTAGATGAACCCGCCGCTGGTGTCAATCCTACGCTCATTAACCAAATGTGCGACTACATCCAAAAGTGGAATAAAAACGGATTGACCTTTCTGATTATTGAGCATAATATGGACGTAATCATGTCGCTATGCCAGCAGGTGTGGGTGTTAGCAGAGGGGAGAAATTTGGCTGTTGGTACACCGGCAGAAATCCAAACCAATCCCATCGTCTTGGAAGCATACTTGGGGGGTGGTGAAGAATGA
- a CDS encoding AAA family ATPase encodes MAIYNNKGGVGKTTTTINLGAVLALKGKKVLLVDFDYNQQNLTQRLGINPCESLIYESIKDSQVNHLPSAIIRKNYSAKVKDKGIIDVSFDVIPADSRMLTVEQMQEPGYRLRDKLDFALGAYDYILIDTPPGWRTTNKLVFWAADVVLLPTQPHDCDSIRGAEIAIDKFIQEVRDMKKKGLEHISSSLIEATPTVLPIFFNAADTPIRQNDQQHKYEEESVELRRARSFIDSLVEKKPELKPFFLPGGKLPHCLPHFAHISSADFGDRPAALCHQYTFSYYASLAYAYFLQAES; translated from the coding sequence GTGGCTATCTATAACAACAAGGGCGGTGTAGGCAAGACAACGACAACGATTAATCTGGGAGCAGTTCTAGCGTTGAAGGGCAAGAAAGTTCTGTTGGTTGATTTTGACTACAACCAGCAGAATTTAACTCAACGTTTGGGCATCAATCCCTGTGAAAGTTTAATATATGAGTCGATAAAAGATAGTCAAGTTAACCATCTACCATCTGCGATTATTCGGAAGAATTATAGCGCAAAGGTCAAAGACAAGGGTATTATAGATGTTTCTTTTGATGTGATTCCTGCTGATTCAAGGATGTTGACTGTGGAACAAATGCAGGAACCTGGCTACAGATTGCGGGATAAGCTTGACTTTGCACTTGGAGCCTACGACTACATTTTGATTGATACACCTCCCGGATGGCGCACTACGAACAAGCTAGTGTTCTGGGCAGCCGATGTTGTTCTGCTTCCCACTCAGCCTCACGATTGCGATTCAATTAGGGGTGCGGAAATTGCTATCGATAAATTTATACAAGAAGTACGAGATATGAAGAAAAAGGGTCTAGAGCATATATCTTCATCTTTAATAGAAGCTACACCCACGGTACTACCTATCTTTTTCAATGCCGCTGACACTCCCATAAGACAAAATGACCAACAGCATAAATATGAGGAAGAGAGTGTCGAACTACGAAGGGCAAGGAGTTTTATAGACAGCTTGGTTGAGAAGAAACCTGAACTAAAACCCTTTTTCCTACCAGGTGGTAAATTACCCCATTGTCTTCCCCATTTTGCTCATATCTCTAGCGCTGATTTTGGAGATAGACCTGCTGCTCTTTGTCACCAGTACACTTTTTCATACTATGCTTCGTTAGCCTATGCGTACTTTCTGCAAGCTGAGAGTTAG
- a CDS encoding Rho termination factor N-terminal domain-containing protein — MIDVSIIGSLMYLHLNEIEPGESPAVPSFLIDAAAELLHKAGDRNWLPIVVKITGKDRYQVVANSFTYAVAKAAGLERVWCVIADNKPETAFLSQVLAREKTPKINLCSANWDEIRAGLEYLLEQQRLKGVQLDVVLNRIADAPDRKFWTTFDPITKLKCGITASKLSALEDIFYLEPEPPAPPPEKVNLCTATADEIRERLQYLIQQSRLKGIELDLAVARIAEASDRKYWSKFNPITKLGCGITKTKLKLLEEVFYLTPEPPPLPAPAELQAMTLSQLRNLAEARGIANAGTKKKAELLQLLQQQSSIS; from the coding sequence ATGATTGATGTCAGTATCATTGGTAGCCTGATGTATCTACACCTGAATGAAATTGAACCAGGTGAATCACCTGCCGTACCATCTTTCTTAATTGATGCAGCAGCAGAGTTGCTTCATAAAGCGGGAGACCGAAATTGGTTACCAATAGTAGTTAAAATTACAGGTAAAGACCGCTACCAAGTAGTAGCTAACTCATTTACGTATGCTGTAGCGAAGGCAGCAGGCTTAGAACGGGTATGGTGCGTTATTGCTGATAACAAACCAGAAACGGCATTTTTATCCCAAGTGCTGGCCCGTGAAAAAACGCCTAAAATCAACCTCTGTAGCGCTAACTGGGATGAGATCAGAGCCGGCCTGGAATATCTCCTAGAGCAGCAGCGGCTTAAGGGCGTGCAGTTGGACGTTGTTCTTAATCGCATTGCCGATGCGCCCGACCGTAAGTTTTGGACGACTTTTGACCCCATCACGAAGCTTAAATGCGGTATTACAGCGTCCAAGCTCTCAGCACTGGAAGACATCTTCTACCTCGAACCCGAACCACCTGCACCTCCACCGGAAAAAGTCAACCTTTGTACCGCCACAGCGGATGAGATTCGGGAGCGTTTGCAGTATTTGATACAGCAGTCTCGACTCAAAGGTATTGAATTAGATTTAGCAGTTGCGCGTATTGCGGAAGCATCTGACCGCAAGTATTGGTCTAAGTTTAATCCCATCACTAAGCTTGGCTGTGGCATCACCAAAACCAAGCTCAAGCTTCTTGAAGAAGTGTTCTATCTCACCCCTGAGCCGCCACCATTGCCCGCGCCTGCCGAACTGCAAGCAATGACGCTTTCCCAGTTGCGGAATCTGGCAGAAGCTCGGGGAATTGCCAACGCAGGCACCAAGAAAAAAGCTGAACTCCTGCAACTGCTTCAGCAACAGTCCTCAATTTCCTAG
- the gcvH gene encoding glycine cleavage system protein GcvH → MALTYPTELRYTPSHEYVALRDGLAVVGITAFAVEELGDITYLELPSVGSQLQKGERFGTIESVKAVSDLYAPVSGVVTEVHQELVDAPEKIAEDPYGFGWLLKVQMSQPEEMDTLLSAADYQAQLGGAGH, encoded by the coding sequence ATGGCGCTCACTTACCCAACCGAATTGCGTTACACGCCGAGTCATGAGTACGTTGCCCTGCGGGATGGTCTGGCAGTGGTGGGTATTACGGCGTTTGCAGTTGAAGAACTAGGGGATATTACCTACCTGGAGTTGCCGTCGGTGGGAAGCCAATTGCAAAAGGGTGAACGGTTCGGGACGATTGAATCGGTGAAGGCGGTCTCAGACCTGTACGCGCCGGTGTCGGGCGTAGTGACGGAGGTGCATCAAGAGCTAGTGGACGCCCCAGAAAAGATTGCCGAAGACCCCTACGGATTCGGTTGGTTGTTGAAGGTGCAAATGAGCCAGCCCGAGGAGATGGACACGTTGTTGTCGGCGGCGGATTACCAGGCCCAGTTGGGGGGTGCGGGTCACTGA